A single genomic interval of Stenotrophomonas sp. ZAC14D1_NAIMI4_1 harbors:
- a CDS encoding ATP-dependent helicase → MATGPALDSLQHFHPATRDWFHSAFAASTPVQDQAWASIAAGQHTLVVAPTGSGKTLAAFLHAIDQVFAERDGDARRDPAARPVARTRVLYLSPIKALGSDVQRNLQVPLQGISARRSERGDPAVALTVAMRTGDTSSSERARLVRRPPDILITTPESLYLMLTSQAREILRDVHTVILDEIHAVAGGKRGSHLALSLERLDALLQVPAQRIGLSATVRPVEGVAAFLGGDRPVQVVQPPSQRQLQLKIVVPVEDMTDLAMHGPAEGRGAGTRAGSIWPHVEASILDNVMRHRSTIVFANSRGVAERLTARLNELHAERADAGHASDTDDAAATSYGSFTGSTVNRVTAPESVIARSHHGSVSKEQRAAIEQALKSGELRCVVATSSLELGIDMGLVDLVIQVAAPPSVSSALQRVGRAGHQVGGMSRGLLYPRTRRDLVDAAVVVDSMLDGRIEAIDPPRNPLDVLAQQTVAAVAMEPLDVEAWFARVCRAAPYRTLPRSAFDAVLDMLAGRYPSDEFAGFRPRLVWDRKTGTLTARPGARQLAVTSGGTIPDRGMYAVVLPEGEEQAGSRRVGELDEEMVHESRVNDVITLGATSWRIDQITLDQVVVTPAPGRSARLPFWRGEGIGRPAELGQATGAFLAELEADPGGAGEPSPPLLARLRERGLDDSAIGNMLALVAEQQQATGVLPTDLRLVVERCRDELGDWRVMLHSPYGRRVHDPWALAVAARLREQVGIDPAVVASDDGIIVRMPDRSGTPPGAELFLFDASHLRQVINRSVAGSALFAARFRECASRALLLPRRTPGKRSPLWQQRLRAGQLLEIARGHEDFPILVETARECLQDVYDLDALDALMLRVQAGQVQVVEVETAVPSPFAANLLFGYVAEFMYEADVPLAERRASVLSLDSGLLAELLGQVDLGELLDDDVVATVARELQRLDPPRHARGSEGVADLLRELGPLPASDIAQRITEPTQAAAWLQALHAAGRAIRVTVAGVEQWAAVEDAARLRDALGIDPPAGIAEVFLAPVLDPLGDLLGRHARHHGPFSSGSVAARFGVGVAVVDDALQLLQEQGRIIRGRFGLDRRQLPDNTTPPAARADHEWVAADVLQRLRLRSLQAAREATRPVPVEAYVGVLLEGQGVLHEAAPDRGSERVLQVIEQLAGLPLPASLWEQQVLPARVPGYTPALLDELLATGTVLWAGHGRLGDDDGWVSLHLREHAAETLPLMDADANASPMQLAVLQVLAKGGAFFARQLAMQVQTQLADAGNAGEDFQTALWQLAWRGQISSDLWAPLRALDGVRPVRARAMPVSRRRRGFAFAPLAAGSAGLELASSAGPTQAGRWSLLPQERASDTLRALAQTEALLDRYTVVTRSAAMSEAVAGGFPALRPVLRSMEDAGQLLRGRFVEGMGGAQFAQREDIDRLRACAERAGGPGGWVALSALDPASPFGSLLPWPQTTAGARPVRRAGALVVIGGGRLQLYLPQGGRQLSSWIDETADDVAARWTAAAQALAVGLRRGRRLSFTLQRINEEPVHRGPAVDALRAAGFSNEPRGLGWNG, encoded by the coding sequence ATGGCGACCGGCCCTGCCTTGGATTCCCTGCAGCACTTCCATCCCGCCACCCGTGACTGGTTCCATTCCGCGTTCGCGGCATCGACGCCGGTGCAGGACCAGGCATGGGCGTCGATCGCCGCAGGCCAGCACACGCTGGTGGTTGCGCCCACCGGGTCGGGAAAGACGCTGGCGGCCTTCCTGCATGCAATCGACCAGGTGTTCGCCGAGCGCGATGGCGACGCACGCCGCGACCCGGCGGCCAGACCCGTGGCACGCACGCGCGTGCTGTACCTGTCGCCGATCAAGGCGCTGGGCAGCGATGTGCAGCGCAACCTGCAGGTGCCGCTGCAGGGCATCAGTGCGCGCCGCAGCGAACGCGGCGACCCGGCCGTTGCCCTGACCGTGGCCATGCGCACCGGCGATACCAGCAGCAGCGAGCGCGCGCGGCTGGTGCGGCGTCCGCCGGACATCCTGATCACAACACCCGAGTCGCTGTACCTGATGCTGACGTCACAGGCGCGGGAGATCCTGCGCGATGTGCATACGGTGATCCTCGATGAGATCCATGCGGTGGCCGGCGGCAAGCGCGGCTCGCACCTGGCCCTGAGCCTGGAGCGGCTCGACGCGCTGCTGCAGGTACCCGCACAGCGCATCGGCCTGTCCGCCACGGTGCGCCCGGTCGAGGGCGTTGCGGCCTTCCTCGGCGGTGACCGCCCGGTGCAGGTGGTGCAGCCGCCTTCACAGCGGCAGCTGCAGCTGAAGATCGTGGTGCCGGTGGAGGACATGACCGACCTGGCCATGCACGGCCCGGCGGAAGGGCGGGGTGCCGGCACACGGGCGGGATCTATCTGGCCGCATGTGGAAGCCAGCATCCTCGACAACGTGATGCGGCATCGCTCCACGATTGTCTTTGCCAATTCGCGCGGCGTGGCGGAACGCCTGACGGCGCGGCTCAACGAGCTGCATGCCGAGCGCGCGGACGCTGGGCACGCGAGCGACACCGACGATGCAGCCGCAACCTCCTACGGCTCATTCACCGGCAGCACGGTGAACCGTGTCACTGCACCCGAGTCAGTGATCGCGCGCTCGCACCATGGCTCGGTGTCCAAGGAGCAGCGCGCCGCGATCGAGCAGGCGCTGAAGTCGGGCGAGCTGCGCTGCGTCGTCGCGACCTCCAGCCTCGAGCTGGGCATCGACATGGGCCTGGTGGATCTGGTCATCCAGGTGGCGGCGCCGCCGTCGGTGTCCAGTGCATTGCAGCGGGTGGGGCGGGCGGGACATCAGGTCGGCGGCATGTCGCGCGGCCTGCTCTACCCGCGGACACGGCGCGACCTGGTCGATGCCGCGGTGGTGGTGGACAGCATGCTGGATGGGCGCATTGAAGCCATCGATCCACCGCGCAACCCGCTGGATGTGCTGGCCCAGCAGACCGTTGCCGCCGTGGCGATGGAGCCACTCGATGTGGAGGCTTGGTTTGCGCGGGTCTGCCGCGCCGCGCCTTACCGCACGCTGCCGCGCAGTGCCTTTGACGCGGTGCTGGACATGCTGGCCGGGCGCTATCCGTCCGACGAATTTGCTGGCTTCCGCCCCCGCCTGGTGTGGGACCGGAAAACGGGCACGCTGACCGCGCGCCCGGGTGCCCGGCAGTTGGCGGTCACCAGTGGCGGCACCATCCCGGACCGCGGCATGTACGCGGTGGTGCTGCCTGAGGGCGAGGAGCAGGCCGGTTCGCGCCGGGTGGGCGAGCTGGACGAGGAGATGGTGCACGAGTCGCGGGTGAACGATGTCATCACCCTCGGCGCCACGTCCTGGCGCATCGACCAGATCACCCTTGACCAGGTCGTGGTGACGCCCGCACCCGGGCGCTCGGCGCGGCTGCCGTTCTGGCGTGGCGAGGGCATCGGTCGTCCGGCCGAGCTGGGACAGGCCACCGGCGCGTTCCTTGCCGAACTGGAGGCCGATCCGGGCGGCGCTGGCGAGCCGTCACCGCCGCTGCTCGCGCGCCTGCGCGAACGTGGCCTGGACGACAGCGCGATCGGCAACATGCTGGCGCTTGTTGCCGAGCAGCAGCAGGCGACCGGCGTGCTGCCGACCGACCTGCGCCTGGTGGTCGAGCGCTGCCGCGACGAACTGGGCGATTGGCGGGTGATGCTGCATTCGCCCTACGGACGCCGCGTGCACGACCCCTGGGCCCTGGCGGTGGCCGCGCGGCTGCGCGAGCAGGTGGGCATCGACCCGGCCGTGGTGGCCAGCGACGACGGCATCATCGTGCGCATGCCTGACCGCAGCGGTACACCGCCAGGCGCAGAACTCTTCCTGTTCGATGCGTCCCACCTGCGCCAGGTCATCAATCGCTCCGTCGCCGGTTCCGCATTGTTTGCCGCCCGTTTCCGTGAGTGCGCCTCGCGTGCGCTGCTGCTGCCGCGGCGCACGCCGGGCAAGCGCTCGCCGCTGTGGCAGCAGCGCCTGCGTGCGGGGCAGTTGCTGGAGATCGCGCGCGGCCACGAGGATTTCCCCATCCTGGTCGAGACCGCGCGCGAATGCCTGCAGGATGTCTACGACCTGGACGCGCTGGATGCGCTGATGCTGCGCGTGCAGGCCGGCCAGGTGCAGGTGGTGGAAGTGGAGACCGCCGTGCCGTCGCCCTTCGCGGCGAACCTGTTGTTCGGCTATGTCGCCGAGTTCATGTACGAGGCCGACGTGCCCCTGGCCGAACGGCGTGCCTCGGTGTTGTCGCTCGACAGTGGCCTGCTCGCCGAGCTGCTTGGCCAGGTCGACCTCGGTGAGCTGCTGGACGATGACGTGGTGGCCACCGTGGCGCGTGAGCTGCAGCGGTTGGATCCGCCCCGCCACGCGCGGGGCAGCGAAGGCGTGGCCGACCTGCTGCGTGAGCTTGGCCCGTTGCCGGCCAGCGACATCGCGCAGCGCATCACCGAACCCACGCAGGCGGCGGCCTGGCTGCAGGCGCTGCACGCCGCTGGCCGCGCCATCCGCGTGACCGTTGCCGGTGTTGAACAGTGGGCAGCGGTGGAAGACGCTGCGCGGCTGCGGGATGCCCTCGGCATCGATCCGCCGGCAGGCATTGCCGAGGTATTCCTGGCACCGGTGCTTGATCCACTCGGTGACCTGCTCGGCCGCCATGCGCGCCACCATGGGCCCTTCAGCAGCGGCAGCGTGGCTGCCCGCTTCGGAGTGGGTGTGGCGGTGGTGGATGACGCGCTGCAGTTGTTGCAGGAGCAGGGCCGGATCATTCGTGGTCGCTTCGGCCTTGATCGCCGCCAGCTTCCCGACAACACCACACCGCCTGCCGCGCGCGCGGACCACGAATGGGTGGCGGCCGATGTGCTGCAGCGGCTGCGGCTGCGCTCGTTGCAGGCCGCCCGCGAGGCAACGCGCCCGGTACCGGTGGAAGCCTATGTCGGCGTGCTGCTGGAAGGGCAGGGCGTATTGCACGAGGCCGCGCCTGATCGTGGCAGCGAGCGCGTGCTGCAGGTGATCGAACAACTGGCGGGGTTGCCACTGCCAGCCTCGCTGTGGGAGCAGCAGGTGCTGCCTGCGCGGGTGCCCGGTTACACGCCTGCGCTGCTGGATGAACTGCTGGCCACCGGTACGGTGCTCTGGGCCGGACACGGCCGGCTGGGCGACGATGACGGATGGGTGTCGCTGCACCTGCGGGAGCATGCGGCCGAAACCCTGCCGCTCATGGACGCGGATGCCAACGCGTCGCCGATGCAGCTGGCGGTCCTGCAGGTGCTGGCCAAAGGCGGTGCGTTCTTCGCGCGCCAACTGGCGATGCAGGTACAGACTCAACTCGCGGATGCAGGCAATGCCGGCGAGGATTTCCAGACGGCGCTGTGGCAGCTGGCCTGGCGCGGTCAGATCAGCAGTGACCTGTGGGCCCCGTTGCGTGCGCTCGACGGCGTGCGCCCGGTTCGGGCGCGCGCGATGCCCGTGTCCCGCCGCCGCCGCGGCTTTGCCTTCGCGCCGCTGGCGGCGGGCAGTGCAGGACTGGAGCTGGCCAGCAGCGCGGGGCCAACGCAGGCCGGACGCTGGTCGCTGCTGCCACAGGAGCGGGCCAGTGACACGTTGCGCGCGCTGGCGCAGACCGAGGCGCTGCTGGACCGCTACACGGTGGTCACCCGCAGCGCGGCGATGAGCGAAGCCGTGGCCGGCGGCTTCCCGGCACTGCGCCCGGTGCTGCGCAGCATGGAAGACGCCGGTCAGTTGCTGCGCGGGCGCTTCGTGGAGGGCATGGGCGGCGCCCAGTTCGCCCAGCGCGAGGATATCGACCGCCTGCGGGCCTGTGCCGAGCGTGCCGGTGGCCCTGGCGGATGGGTTGCACTGTCCGCGCTGGATCCGGCCAGTCCGTTCGGCAGCCTGTTGCCCTGGCCGCAGACGACGGCCGGCGCCAGGCCAGTGCGCCGCGCGGGTGCGCTGGTGGTGATCGGTGGAGGCCGGCTTCAGCTGTATCTGCCGCAGGGGGGCCGCCAGCTGTCCAGTTGGATCGATGAGACGGCCGACGACGTTGCGGCGCGCTGGACGGCGGCGGCGCAGGCGCTGGCAGTCGGCCTGCGGCGCGGCCGGCGCCTGTCCTTCACGCTGCAGCGGATCAATGAGGAGCCGGTCCACCGCGGGCCTGCCGTGGACGCCCTGCGCGCGGCAGGGTTCAGCAATGAGCCGCGCGGGCTGGGCTGGAACGGCTGA
- a CDS encoding phospholipase C, phosphocholine-specific, whose translation MTDIGRRRLLQAGVAAGLAPLLPSIARAAAIAPAAQTRSLQDLQHIVVFMQENRSFDHYFGTLPGVRGFGDRFVAPAAPLAGGDSARSLWLQPDASGQRAIAPFPLDTAAHFGYMRVEGTPHTWPDAQRAWDHGRMGHWPMAKQNHAMGYFQRADLPFQFALAEAFTICDAYHCAMQAGTNPNRVFLWTGHNDAFARAGGPVIANSHDNFPEHGGHPDSYRWASYVERLQQAGVSWQIYQDMADNFTDNPLAGFETFRQAYSAAPGHDAALRQRGVSTRGLAQLRQDAIEGRLPQVSFIIADAAGSEHPGPSSPAQGAAYTARVLDALTADPDVWSRTALLLMFDENDGFFDHVPPPAPPSAQPGGGWAGASSVSTEGEYHQHPAPGDEKYDEAGLRGRPYGLGPRVPLYVISPWSRGGWVDSQVYDHTSVLRLIERRFGVAAPDISPWRRAVCGDLVNAFDFAQRDTRPFVRGLPDVSATAARAAALPGRTVPALPEGLQAARQEAGTRPSRALPYRPQAQVQAIAADGVALHLACEGAASVLHVYDRLQLAALPRRYTVLPGAPLQDRWALDAQGRYDLWLLGPNGFHRHFRGVAGAPVLQAQVDPVEGQLRLQLRNSSSAAQSIRVRAGAYAGHMPEQTLMLAAGAQTTLAWDAAPTSGWYDLHVVAGDSELRLAGRAEDGRPGTSDPAMGGQPLRFEHG comes from the coding sequence GTGACTGATATCGGCCGACGCCGGTTGTTGCAGGCCGGCGTCGCCGCCGGTCTGGCTCCGCTGCTGCCCAGCATCGCCCGCGCTGCGGCCATCGCCCCGGCCGCGCAGACGCGCAGCCTGCAGGACCTGCAGCACATCGTGGTGTTCATGCAGGAGAATCGCTCGTTCGACCACTACTTCGGCACGCTGCCGGGCGTACGTGGTTTTGGCGACCGCTTTGTTGCCCCTGCCGCGCCCCTGGCCGGCGGGGACAGCGCGCGCAGCCTGTGGCTGCAGCCCGATGCGAGCGGCCAGCGTGCGATCGCGCCGTTCCCGCTGGATACGGCCGCGCACTTCGGCTACATGCGCGTGGAAGGCACCCCGCACACCTGGCCCGATGCGCAGCGCGCGTGGGACCATGGCCGCATGGGGCACTGGCCGATGGCCAAGCAGAACCACGCAATGGGCTATTTCCAGCGTGCCGACCTGCCCTTCCAGTTCGCCCTGGCCGAAGCGTTCACGATCTGCGACGCGTACCACTGCGCCATGCAGGCCGGCACCAACCCGAACCGGGTGTTCCTGTGGACCGGCCACAACGATGCCTTCGCCCGCGCCGGCGGGCCGGTGATCGCCAACTCGCATGACAATTTCCCCGAGCACGGCGGCCATCCGGATTCGTACCGCTGGGCCAGCTATGTCGAGCGCCTGCAGCAGGCGGGCGTGTCCTGGCAGATCTACCAGGACATGGCCGACAACTTCACCGACAACCCGCTGGCCGGCTTCGAGACCTTCCGCCAGGCCTACAGTGCCGCACCGGGGCACGATGCCGCGCTGCGCCAGCGCGGGGTCAGCACGCGGGGCCTGGCCCAGCTGCGCCAGGACGCCATCGAGGGGCGGCTGCCGCAGGTCAGCTTCATCATTGCCGACGCCGCTGGCAGCGAGCACCCCGGCCCGTCCAGCCCTGCGCAGGGCGCGGCCTACACCGCACGCGTGCTGGATGCGCTGACGGCCGATCCGGATGTCTGGAGCCGCACTGCCCTGCTGCTGATGTTCGACGAGAACGACGGCTTCTTCGACCACGTGCCGCCGCCGGCACCTCCATCGGCACAGCCCGGTGGCGGCTGGGCAGGCGCTTCATCGGTGAGCACCGAGGGCGAGTACCACCAGCACCCGGCACCGGGCGACGAGAAGTACGACGAGGCCGGACTGCGGGGCCGCCCGTATGGATTGGGCCCGCGCGTGCCGCTGTACGTGATTTCGCCATGGAGTCGTGGCGGCTGGGTCGATTCCCAGGTGTACGACCACACTTCGGTGCTGCGCCTCATCGAACGCCGCTTCGGCGTGGCCGCGCCGGACATTTCGCCGTGGCGCCGCGCCGTGTGTGGCGACCTGGTCAACGCCTTCGACTTCGCCCAGCGCGATACCCGCCCGTTCGTGCGCGGGCTGCCCGATGTGAGCGCCACCGCCGCGCGCGCAGCGGCCCTGCCGGGCCGCACCGTGCCGGCACTGCCCGAGGGCCTGCAGGCGGCGCGGCAGGAAGCGGGCACGCGCCCATCGCGCGCGTTGCCGTATCGGCCGCAGGCGCAGGTGCAGGCGATTGCCGCGGACGGCGTGGCCCTGCACCTGGCCTGCGAAGGTGCCGCCAGCGTACTGCACGTCTACGACCGCCTGCAGCTGGCCGCCCTGCCACGCCGCTATACGGTGCTGCCCGGCGCGCCGCTGCAGGACCGCTGGGCGCTGGATGCGCAGGGTCGCTATGATCTGTGGCTGCTCGGCCCCAACGGCTTCCATCGCCACTTCCGTGGCGTTGCCGGTGCGCCGGTGCTGCAGGCGCAGGTGGACCCGGTCGAGGGCCAGCTGCGGTTGCAGCTGCGCAATTCAAGCAGCGCCGCGCAATCGATCCGCGTGCGCGCCGGAGCCTACGCCGGGCACATGCCGGAGCAGACGCTGATGCTGGCCGCGGGCGCGCAGACCACGCTGGCCTGGGACGCTGCGCCCACCAGCGGGTGGTATGACCTGCACGTGGTGGCCGGTGACAGCGAGCTGCGCCTGGCCGGCCGCGCCGAAGACGGCCGTCCCGGCACCAGCGACCCGGCGATGGGTGGCCAGCCACTGCGCTTCGAGCACGGCTGA
- a CDS encoding TonB-dependent receptor, which translates to MRTIARFPRVSLLALLIAPALDALAEAPQGEAAETHSTDARTLDQVQVIGQATSYAKTSVRAETLNRQTVLSSVNGALNEVPGVVVSEADATGSSVWGTQISMRGFVTNRDTQQIGTTIDGLPNGGSGYGGGSMANRYIDTLDLETVEVSQGTADISSRSNEALGGTLNFLTSDPLQDSRLRFVAGAGDNDARKYYVRYDTGLLGGHTRAWVSASSARVSDWIDGSGKTSNDHIAGKFITELDRWTLTGYLSYNDADEPEYTSVSPQGFATNPDRDNLVGTLTGIPYLDQNYRSGSRALRENTFGYLRAAFDAGNGFKASMAAYGHRMQGRGDWLPPYLADVTNDGAGRPQSEYLGGSTVYGGSNLGQIYFVNPDGSSAQPIAGCTPRVGFSAEYDPNCYAGNVLGAQSYRHTHYDNDRMGVTADVEWRQTFGGVDNSIRGGLWVEKLDRSARRDWHRLLNVGQDIGFDHQPYWVQFEDKYKVDEQMYYVEDVARFGPFSARVGVKQFFVDQSRNRVIGASEHVTSDSKSDPLLSTGFTWAPGVEGMELFAGFSQNFAAIPSGVLGETDPQRFRNVEPETADNIEVGMRISRWPLTASATLYNIKFDNRIVYLPAGFVSGIDYLGETDGVYENFGGVESNGLEAAFGYGWDNGWRVNAAYTYNRSKYLGSGDAARDTQLGIVDGAKVIGQPEQILVLSADWQGENWNFGLSGRYLGTRYLDAANVNKLPSATVFNANIGFDLQGLSPRLKGMGANLVVSNLTDKRYLAGVDGANAAFIGAPRTVGISFRVDL; encoded by the coding sequence ATGCGAACGATTGCGCGTTTTCCCCGAGTCTCGCTGCTTGCCCTGCTGATCGCCCCCGCGCTGGACGCCCTGGCCGAAGCACCGCAGGGCGAAGCCGCCGAAACGCACAGCACCGACGCACGGACCCTGGACCAGGTGCAGGTGATCGGCCAGGCCACCAGCTACGCCAAGACCTCTGTGCGCGCCGAAACGCTGAACCGACAGACCGTGCTCAGCAGCGTCAATGGTGCGCTCAACGAAGTGCCGGGCGTGGTGGTCAGCGAAGCCGACGCCACCGGTTCATCGGTGTGGGGCACGCAGATCAGCATGCGCGGCTTCGTCACCAACCGCGACACGCAGCAGATCGGCACCACCATCGATGGCCTGCCCAATGGTGGCTCGGGCTACGGTGGCGGCTCGATGGCCAACCGCTACATCGACACGCTCGACCTGGAGACGGTGGAAGTGAGCCAGGGCACGGCCGATATCTCCTCGCGTTCGAACGAGGCGCTCGGCGGCACCCTCAACTTCCTCACCAGCGATCCGCTGCAGGACAGCCGCCTGCGTTTCGTCGCCGGCGCCGGTGACAACGATGCGCGCAAGTACTACGTGCGCTACGACACCGGGCTGCTGGGCGGCCACACCCGCGCCTGGGTCAGTGCGTCCTCGGCCCGGGTGAGCGACTGGATCGACGGCAGCGGCAAGACCAGCAACGACCACATCGCCGGCAAGTTCATCACCGAACTGGACCGCTGGACGCTGACCGGCTACCTGTCCTACAACGATGCCGACGAGCCGGAATACACCAGCGTCTCGCCGCAGGGTTTCGCCACCAACCCCGACCGCGACAACCTGGTCGGCACCCTCACCGGCATCCCCTACCTGGACCAGAACTACCGTTCGGGTTCGCGTGCGCTGCGCGAAAACACCTTCGGCTACCTGCGCGCGGCCTTCGACGCCGGCAACGGCTTCAAGGCCTCGATGGCCGCCTATGGCCACCGCATGCAGGGCCGCGGCGACTGGCTGCCGCCTTACCTGGCCGATGTCACGAATGATGGCGCCGGTCGCCCGCAGTCCGAATACCTGGGCGGCAGCACCGTGTACGGCGGCAGCAACCTGGGCCAGATCTACTTCGTGAACCCCGATGGCAGCAGCGCCCAGCCGATTGCCGGCTGCACCCCGCGCGTGGGCTTCAGCGCCGAGTACGATCCCAACTGCTACGCCGGCAACGTGCTGGGTGCGCAGTCCTATCGCCACACCCACTACGACAACGACCGCATGGGCGTGACCGCCGATGTCGAATGGCGGCAGACTTTCGGCGGCGTCGACAACTCGATCCGCGGCGGCCTGTGGGTGGAGAAGCTGGACCGCTCCGCGCGCCGCGACTGGCACCGCCTGCTCAACGTCGGCCAGGACATCGGCTTCGACCACCAGCCGTACTGGGTGCAGTTCGAGGACAAGTACAAGGTGGACGAGCAGATGTACTACGTCGAGGACGTGGCCCGCTTTGGCCCCTTCAGTGCGCGCGTGGGCGTAAAGCAGTTCTTCGTCGACCAGTCGCGCAACCGCGTGATCGGCGCCAGCGAACACGTCACGTCTGATTCCAAGTCCGATCCGCTGCTGTCCACCGGCTTCACCTGGGCGCCGGGCGTGGAAGGCATGGAGCTGTTCGCCGGCTTCTCGCAGAACTTCGCCGCGATTCCTTCCGGCGTGCTTGGCGAGACCGATCCGCAGCGCTTCCGCAACGTCGAACCGGAAACGGCCGACAACATCGAAGTGGGCATGCGCATCAGCCGCTGGCCGCTGACCGCCTCGGCCACCCTGTACAACATCAAGTTCGACAACCGCATCGTCTACCTGCCGGCCGGCTTCGTCAGCGGCATCGACTACCTGGGCGAGACCGATGGCGTCTACGAGAACTTCGGTGGCGTGGAAAGCAACGGCCTGGAAGCCGCGTTCGGCTATGGCTGGGACAACGGCTGGCGGGTCAACGCGGCCTACACCTACAACCGTTCCAAGTACCTGGGCAGCGGCGACGCCGCGCGTGACACCCAGCTGGGCATCGTCGATGGCGCCAAGGTGATCGGCCAGCCCGAACAGATCCTGGTGCTTTCGGCCGACTGGCAGGGCGAGAACTGGAACTTCGGCCTGTCCGGCCGCTACCTCGGCACCCGCTACCTGGACGCGGCCAACGTCAACAAGCTGCCCTCGGCCACCGTCTTCAACGCCAACATCGGCTTCGATCTGCAGGGCCTGTCGCCGCGCCTGAAGGGCATGGGTGCCAACCTGGTCGTGAGCAACCTCACCGACAAGCGGTATCTTGCAGGGGTCGACGGTGCCAACGCCGCCTTCATCGGCGCACCGCGCACCGTCGGCATTTCCTTCCGCGTGGATCTGTGA
- a CDS encoding OmpA family protein — protein MPGLTDRDGKPVPVLAFDTTALSSSSVALGELPFFSLPQGYAPQNSASKRAWARFPFRIGDGVHWEEGPSWSARIVADTSAAADKTFSALEVQRNFDGVLAAAGGHKVFEGKLLRDIYYGPQLEDEIGGGFIDAVNMDQDAATTVYVVRQADRTVWVQLAVDSNGAGLVVLDAVPFKATAQWSGSFPHLALPAGYSDRNAPQKRDFDAFPFWNGERFEQVEGRTWAQDFDKGEHAYSMHEVRRNLEAMMAQAGGHKVFEGRIPREAADGVPQAVKAAYSHAAGFSWQDYDTVVYQVDLADGRQLWVHARLEYLSAGWVVVERKGFTQTAALLPADALKKQLDSAGRVAIQVNFATDKADILPTSEPQLAQVLELLRADPSLKLSIEGHTDNSGAAAHNRSLSEARAASVVAALAGKGIAAERLQAAGFGADKPVADNGSEEGKARNRRVELVKR, from the coding sequence GTGCCGGGCCTCACCGACCGCGATGGCAAGCCCGTGCCGGTGCTGGCCTTCGACACCACCGCATTGTCGAGCAGCAGCGTGGCCCTGGGGGAACTGCCGTTCTTCAGCCTGCCGCAGGGCTATGCGCCGCAGAACAGCGCCAGCAAGCGTGCATGGGCGCGCTTCCCGTTCCGCATCGGTGATGGGGTGCACTGGGAGGAAGGCCCCAGCTGGTCGGCGCGCATCGTGGCAGACACCAGTGCTGCCGCGGACAAGACCTTCTCTGCGCTGGAAGTGCAGCGCAACTTCGACGGCGTGCTGGCGGCGGCCGGTGGGCACAAGGTGTTCGAAGGCAAGCTGCTGCGTGACATCTACTACGGCCCGCAGCTGGAAGACGAAATCGGTGGTGGCTTCATCGATGCGGTGAACATGGACCAGGACGCGGCGACCACGGTGTACGTGGTGCGCCAGGCCGATCGCACGGTCTGGGTGCAGCTGGCAGTGGACAGCAACGGGGCCGGGCTGGTGGTGCTGGATGCGGTGCCGTTCAAGGCCACCGCGCAGTGGTCCGGCAGCTTCCCGCACCTGGCACTGCCGGCCGGCTACAGCGACCGCAATGCGCCGCAGAAGCGCGACTTCGACGCCTTCCCGTTCTGGAACGGCGAGCGCTTCGAACAGGTGGAAGGACGCACCTGGGCGCAGGATTTCGACAAGGGCGAGCACGCGTATTCGATGCACGAAGTGCGGCGCAACCTTGAGGCGATGATGGCGCAGGCCGGTGGCCACAAGGTGTTCGAAGGCCGCATCCCGCGCGAGGCGGCCGACGGTGTGCCGCAGGCGGTCAAGGCGGCCTACAGCCATGCCGCCGGCTTCAGCTGGCAGGACTACGACACCGTGGTCTACCAGGTTGACCTGGCCGATGGTCGCCAGCTCTGGGTCCATGCGCGGCTGGAATATCTCAGCGCCGGCTGGGTGGTGGTCGAACGCAAGGGCTTCACCCAGACCGCTGCGCTGCTGCCGGCCGATGCACTGAAGAAGCAGTTGGACAGCGCTGGCCGGGTCGCCATCCAGGTCAACTTCGCCACCGACAAGGCGGACATCCTGCCCACGTCCGAACCCCAGCTGGCGCAGGTGCTGGAGCTGCTGCGTGCCGATCCCTCGCTGAAACTGTCCATTGAAGGCCACACCGACAACAGCGGTGCGGCGGCCCACAACCGCAGCCTGTCCGAAGCCCGGGCGGCATCGGTGGTGGCGGCGCTGGCCGGCAAGGGCATTGCGGCCGAGCGCCTGCAGGCAGCCGGTTTCGGTGCGGACAAACCGGTGGCCGACAATGGCAGCGAAGAGGGCAAGGCACGCAATCGACGCGTCGAGCTGGTCAAGCGCTGA